One genomic segment of Pedobacter endophyticus includes these proteins:
- a CDS encoding glycoside hydrolase family 2 TIM barrel-domain containing protein, with product MSFSYQQPNSNFLSKQDTASVPKEIEDPENIGINKEAAHATLMPYANLKQALAANRHASSFSRSLNGMWKFNWVDWPQKRPVNFYQPNYDVSGWKEIKVPSNFQVEGYGTPYYSNYNYIFQKDFPKVMSTPPENFTAYHERNPVGSYRRDFTVPTEWKGRRVFITFDGVDAGFFIWVNGKKVGYSVNSRNAAEFDLTKYLQPGKNTLAVEVYRFTTGSYLEDQDMWRLSGIFRNVTLWSAPTQHIRDFFVKTNLDKQYKNAEVVVTAKVKNYGTTATKPNSLTAMLYNGANAIVGAKGQALVRALKPGEEIAVNVKFSVTNPEKWTAETPKLYTTVITLGNGKSTTETLSAKTGFRSIEIKGRLFTVNGVAIKLKGVNRHENWPDVGHAVTEAQMIRDIVLIKQANCNHVRTSHYSNDPRWYELCDEYGLYLVAEANVECHGAMNEFNDEPRIKAAIVDRNVANTESFKNHASVVIWSLGNENGSGGINFRAALTAIKAIDPTRPTHYEGFGIGKNNPADVDSQMYTDVKSLESRVTDTRLSKPFYLCEYAHAMFNSMGSVDVYNELFDKYPALLGGAIWEWQDQGIYNNRDPKHPITAFGGGFGEYPNDQYFIHKGVVFSDRSLKPHYPELKHAYQWVSILPKNLSKGVITIKNRYQFTNLNTLTGKWIITEDGKTLWSGALVIGSIIPGAEKDITIPFVVKPKPGSTYFLRVSFDLSTDKNWAKKGYEVAAQQLELPIAIPATETSAGGDLSLTDSKEIISIKGSDFSLEFDKAKGTFSKMEKDNKNILRDSGGPMLHLWRAPHRKDDMWAYEDWEKKGLKTISWVTDQVNVTQLSANRVQINVSLTGTGKDNFVVHHNVVYTINGNGLIKADNDVNFSDPKLVLARIGVRLFLDQDLDRMEYFGRGPMENYADRKSGFDVGHYSSSVTQQMTPYEKPMESGNHEDVRWANISAGNGAGLTVKKGADLLQVAALPYSDEEMENVEYKIDLPKSKGTVLCISHKTLGVGSWGCGPKPLEPYLVYAKPTSFSYFIELTGKK from the coding sequence ATGAGCTTCAGCTATCAACAACCAAATTCGAACTTTTTATCCAAGCAAGATACGGCATCGGTTCCGAAGGAAATTGAAGATCCCGAAAACATAGGAATAAACAAAGAAGCAGCACACGCCACGTTGATGCCATACGCAAATTTAAAGCAAGCATTGGCCGCAAACAGACATGCTTCGTCGTTCAGCAGGAGTTTAAATGGAATGTGGAAGTTTAACTGGGTAGACTGGCCTCAAAAACGACCTGTAAATTTCTATCAGCCCAATTACGATGTTTCTGGCTGGAAAGAAATCAAGGTGCCTTCCAACTTTCAGGTTGAGGGTTACGGTACGCCTTATTACAGTAATTATAATTATATTTTCCAAAAGGATTTTCCGAAGGTAATGAGCACACCGCCTGAAAATTTTACTGCCTATCACGAACGGAATCCCGTTGGAAGTTACCGCAGAGATTTTACGGTGCCGACAGAATGGAAGGGACGCAGGGTTTTTATCACTTTCGACGGCGTTGATGCAGGCTTTTTTATTTGGGTAAATGGCAAAAAAGTGGGCTACAGCGTAAACAGCCGAAATGCTGCGGAATTCGACTTAACAAAATATCTGCAGCCCGGCAAAAACACGCTGGCAGTAGAGGTTTACCGGTTTACTACAGGAAGCTACCTCGAAGATCAGGACATGTGGCGGTTGAGCGGCATTTTTAGAAATGTAACCCTTTGGAGCGCACCCACCCAACATATTCGCGATTTCTTCGTTAAAACCAATCTCGATAAACAATACAAAAATGCCGAAGTGGTTGTCACAGCCAAGGTTAAAAACTATGGTACTACCGCCACTAAACCAAACAGCCTAACCGCAATGTTGTACAACGGAGCAAACGCTATAGTTGGCGCCAAAGGCCAAGCGCTCGTTAGGGCGTTAAAGCCAGGCGAGGAAATTGCAGTCAATGTAAAATTCAGCGTTACCAATCCCGAAAAATGGACTGCAGAAACCCCCAAGTTATACACAACTGTAATTACCCTCGGCAATGGAAAGAGCACTACCGAAACCTTATCGGCCAAAACAGGTTTCAGGAGCATCGAAATTAAGGGTCGCTTGTTTACCGTAAATGGTGTGGCCATCAAATTAAAAGGAGTTAACAGGCACGAGAACTGGCCAGATGTTGGTCATGCGGTTACCGAGGCCCAAATGATTAGGGATATTGTGTTAATTAAGCAGGCCAATTGCAATCATGTGCGTACCAGCCATTATTCCAACGATCCGCGGTGGTATGAGTTGTGTGATGAATATGGGCTTTATCTGGTGGCAGAGGCCAATGTGGAGTGCCACGGAGCCATGAACGAATTTAACGATGAGCCGAGGATCAAGGCAGCTATTGTAGATAGAAACGTTGCCAATACCGAAAGTTTCAAAAATCACGCATCCGTAGTCATATGGTCTTTAGGCAATGAAAATGGAAGTGGAGGAATAAATTTTAGGGCTGCACTCACTGCGATAAAAGCCATAGATCCAACACGGCCAACGCATTACGAAGGCTTTGGCATTGGCAAAAACAATCCTGCCGATGTGGATAGCCAGATGTACACCGATGTGAAGAGCCTCGAAAGCCGGGTTACAGATACCAGACTTAGCAAACCGTTTTATTTATGCGAATATGCACACGCGATGTTCAATTCGATGGGTTCGGTAGATGTTTACAACGAATTATTCGATAAATATCCGGCTTTATTAGGTGGCGCAATTTGGGAATGGCAAGATCAGGGAATTTACAACAACCGCGATCCGAAACACCCAATAACGGCATTTGGGGGTGGCTTTGGCGAATACCCGAACGACCAGTATTTTATTCATAAGGGTGTGGTATTCTCCGATCGTTCGTTAAAACCCCATTACCCCGAGCTAAAACATGCCTATCAGTGGGTTAGCATTTTACCGAAAAATTTAAGTAAAGGCGTAATAACGATCAAAAACCGATATCAGTTTACCAATTTAAATACGCTGACTGGCAAATGGATAATTACCGAAGATGGCAAAACGTTATGGTCAGGTGCTTTAGTAATTGGTTCAATTATCCCCGGGGCGGAAAAAGATATCACAATTCCGTTTGTGGTTAAGCCGAAACCAGGGTCAACGTACTTTTTAAGGGTTTCGTTCGATTTATCAACAGATAAAAACTGGGCAAAAAAAGGTTACGAGGTAGCTGCTCAACAGTTGGAGTTGCCAATCGCCATTCCTGCAACAGAGACAAGTGCTGGCGGAGATTTAAGCCTCACCGATTCAAAAGAAATCATTAGCATAAAAGGAAGCGATTTCAGCCTTGAGTTTGATAAAGCAAAGGGCACCTTTTCGAAGATGGAAAAAGACAACAAGAACATTCTTCGCGATAGCGGTGGCCCGATGCTGCATTTGTGGCGTGCGCCGCACCGTAAAGACGACATGTGGGCTTATGAAGATTGGGAGAAAAAAGGACTTAAAACCATCAGTTGGGTAACCGACCAGGTGAACGTTACCCAACTGTCGGCCAACCGTGTTCAAATAAACGTAAGTTTAACCGGCACCGGAAAAGATAATTTCGTGGTTCACCACAATGTAGTTTACACTATAAATGGAAACGGTTTGATTAAGGCGGATAACGACGTAAACTTTAGTGATCCGAAGTTGGTACTGGCCAGAATAGGGGTTCGCTTATTTTTGGATCAAGACCTCGACAGAATGGAATATTTTGGACGAGGCCCAATGGAAAACTATGCCGACAGGAAAAGCGGGTTCGATGTGGGCCACTATTCGAGCAGTGTAACTCAACAAATGACACCGTATGAGAAACCGATGGAAAGCGGCAACCACGAAGATGTACGTTGGGCAAACATCTCGGCAGGCAATGGTGCTGGTTTAACGGTAAAAAAAGGAGCTGACTTATTACAAGTAGCCGCGTTACCTTACAGCGATGAAGAAATGGAAAATGTAGAGTATAAAATCGATTTGCCAAAGAGTAAAGGAACGGTATTATGTATTAGTCACAAAACCCTCGGCGTAGGCTCGTGGGGTTGCGGACCGAAACCTTTGGAACCATATTTGGTTTACGCCAAACCCACTTCGTTCAGCTATTTTATCGAACTTACAGGTAAAAAATAA
- a CDS encoding PAS domain S-box protein: MMSDKDFLLSPQQLLAVYDQTITATAIHVTEDAIIQTANDAMLKIWGKERSSVIGKSLENALPELKGQPFIEMFKRVWNEGLTLSGKDTPADLLIDGQIKTFYFDFEYRAIKSSEGKTMCILHTAIDVTERYLKQEAEERAREKEEALEREQALNEELAATNEELTATNEELQETQEQLHLLNSELEARVADRLNELAESEKRFRTMAEGTDFFIAVGDETGKAVYFNQAWTTLTGRLTKDLVNFGWIDLIHADDRAKYVNMYLTALQNQQAFTAEFRILSKEGDYHWLLAQGPPRFNADGSFAGYITSYVDITERKLAEIEKQNLNTLIEASSEFIGLVNLNFEIKYLNPAALTKLGWKSIRGRSIVDCIYPEDRPFIKRLLPKMLQNKFKHEIRFWNEETKKPFWIEWNSFSIKDEQNNDVIATVSPDITERKLYQEELQDINMEMAAANEELITTNEELAQTHDDLVAYSAKLADSEEKLRLAIETGKMGTWSINPNTLKVYISGFVKEQLGLPVNDEVMLDDIMQAIDPDYRKLLRSTLGNSLKRHLPSDTEYPIRNLVTGEEKWIKVTGSMFLDQNGLPVEYAGLFMDITERKLDELRKNDFIGMVSHELKTPLTAINGFVQVLQRKAKKDNDSYATVALEKTHSQIRKMTAMINGFLNVSRLESGKLSIEKKPFKLDGLINETIEETYISQSSHDIVVNETCDVEVTADRDKIGNVLSNLLSNGIKYSDNGTTITINCIVTDNQVEVQIKDQGIGIKEKDIDKLFERYYRVQGDHTISGFGIGLYLCAEIIERHDGKIWVDSVVGQGSTFHFTLPLL; this comes from the coding sequence ATGATGAGCGATAAAGATTTCCTTTTAAGCCCACAACAGTTATTAGCTGTTTATGATCAAACGATTACGGCAACTGCTATCCATGTTACTGAAGATGCGATAATTCAAACCGCCAACGATGCTATGCTTAAAATATGGGGAAAGGAGCGGAGCAGCGTTATTGGCAAATCGTTAGAGAATGCACTGCCTGAATTGAAGGGCCAGCCTTTTATAGAGATGTTTAAAAGGGTTTGGAACGAAGGGCTAACGCTTTCGGGAAAAGATACCCCAGCCGATTTGTTGATCGATGGCCAAATTAAAACTTTTTATTTCGATTTTGAATACCGTGCAATTAAGAGCTCCGAGGGCAAAACCATGTGCATATTGCATACAGCAATTGATGTAACGGAGCGATATTTAAAACAAGAGGCTGAGGAGCGGGCGAGAGAGAAAGAGGAAGCTTTAGAGCGTGAGCAGGCATTAAACGAAGAACTTGCAGCTACAAATGAGGAGTTAACCGCCACAAATGAAGAACTTCAGGAAACGCAGGAGCAACTCCATTTGCTTAATAGTGAACTGGAGGCCCGGGTAGCAGACAGGTTAAATGAGCTGGCTGAAAGTGAAAAGAGGTTTAGGACGATGGCGGAAGGAACAGATTTCTTTATCGCAGTTGGGGATGAGACGGGAAAAGCAGTTTATTTTAATCAAGCGTGGACTACGCTAACAGGACGATTGACGAAAGACCTGGTAAACTTCGGGTGGATTGATCTTATTCATGCTGACGATAGAGCAAAATATGTAAACATGTACCTGACGGCTCTCCAAAATCAGCAAGCTTTTACCGCCGAGTTCAGGATTTTAAGCAAGGAAGGCGATTACCACTGGTTGTTGGCGCAGGGTCCTCCTCGCTTTAATGCCGATGGTTCGTTTGCGGGTTATATCACATCGTATGTAGACATTACGGAGCGTAAACTTGCAGAAATTGAAAAGCAAAACTTAAATACATTAATTGAGGCCAGTTCTGAATTTATTGGTCTGGTTAACTTAAACTTCGAAATAAAGTACCTAAATCCCGCGGCATTAACGAAGCTGGGTTGGAAATCGATTAGGGGCCGAAGCATTGTAGACTGCATTTACCCGGAAGACCGGCCGTTTATCAAAAGGCTTCTGCCAAAAATGCTTCAAAACAAATTTAAGCACGAAATCAGGTTTTGGAATGAAGAAACGAAAAAGCCGTTTTGGATTGAGTGGAACAGTTTTTCGATAAAAGATGAACAGAACAATGATGTAATTGCTACGGTAAGCCCCGATATTACTGAACGGAAACTTTACCAGGAGGAATTACAGGATATCAACATGGAAATGGCGGCCGCCAACGAGGAGCTTATTACTACCAACGAAGAGCTGGCGCAAACGCATGATGACCTGGTGGCTTATTCGGCCAAGCTTGCCGATAGCGAAGAAAAGCTTAGGCTGGCAATTGAAACGGGTAAAATGGGCACGTGGAGTATAAATCCTAATACGTTAAAGGTTTACATCTCAGGCTTTGTAAAAGAACAGTTGGGCCTGCCAGTAAATGATGAGGTAATGTTGGATGATATTATGCAGGCAATTGACCCCGATTATCGGAAACTGCTTCGTTCTACGTTGGGCAATTCGCTAAAGAGGCACTTACCAAGCGACACTGAATATCCGATCAGAAACCTGGTTACGGGCGAGGAAAAGTGGATCAAAGTTACGGGCAGCATGTTTTTGGATCAAAATGGCCTTCCTGTAGAATATGCAGGCTTGTTTATGGATATTACAGAGCGTAAGTTGGACGAACTGAGAAAAAATGATTTTATCGGGATGGTAAGCCATGAGCTTAAAACACCCTTAACGGCAATTAACGGTTTTGTGCAGGTGCTTCAACGCAAGGCTAAAAAAGATAATGATAGTTACGCAACTGTTGCGCTCGAAAAAACCCATTCGCAAATCAGAAAAATGACCGCCATGATCAATGGCTTTTTGAACGTTTCGCGGTTGGAATCTGGTAAGCTATCGATCGAAAAGAAACCGTTTAAGCTCGACGGTTTAATTAATGAAACCATTGAGGAAACTTATATCTCGCAATCATCGCACGATATTGTTGTAAATGAGACATGCGACGTTGAGGTTACCGCCGATCGGGATAAAATAGGCAACGTGTTATCTAATTTGCTTAGCAACGGGATAAAATACTCTGATAACGGAACTACGATTACTATTAATTGTATTGTGACAGATAACCAGGTTGAGGTGCAAATCAAAGATCAGGGAATTGGTATCAAGGAGAAAGACATCGATAAGCTTTTTGAGCGTTACTATCGCGTTCAGGGCGATCATACCATTTCTGGCTTTGGCATTGGGCTCTATTTATGTGCTGAAATTATAGAACGACACGATGGCAAGATCTGGGTGGATAGCGTGGTTGGCCAAGGCTCTACATTTCACTTCACATTGCCGCTATTGTAA
- a CDS encoding EamA family transporter, producing MRSRFNIPPIPAILLAIISVQCGAAIAKGLFPAIGPAATASLRIGLSALILLIAFRPNVTKLSKKQWKYVILYGLSLGAMNMVFYLAIARIPIGLGVTLEFIGPLVVAIFGSKKIIDFFWVMLAVAGIALITPWTNNGLDPIGILFALMAAACWGTYIVLGGRISKIMDGDQAVSIGMVVATLLIVPFGIANGGLSHLNSHLLALGFALALLSSAIPFTLEMGALKQLPARTFSILMSLEPAVASIAAFFFLQERLSLKECLAVVFVIVASAGSSITSRRAKL from the coding sequence ATGAGAAGCAGATTTAATATCCCGCCTATACCGGCAATTTTGTTGGCCATTATTAGTGTGCAGTGTGGAGCGGCCATTGCCAAGGGCTTGTTTCCGGCAATTGGCCCCGCGGCAACGGCATCGTTAAGGATTGGTTTATCGGCACTGATACTTTTAATTGCGTTTAGGCCAAATGTTACGAAACTGAGTAAAAAACAGTGGAAATATGTGATTTTGTACGGATTGAGCCTCGGCGCAATGAACATGGTGTTTTACCTGGCCATAGCCCGAATTCCGATAGGCCTGGGCGTAACACTCGAGTTTATCGGGCCCCTGGTAGTGGCCATTTTCGGTTCGAAAAAAATAATCGATTTCTTTTGGGTAATGCTGGCAGTGGCTGGCATTGCATTGATTACGCCGTGGACAAATAATGGCCTTGACCCGATCGGGATCCTGTTTGCCTTAATGGCCGCTGCATGTTGGGGTACTTACATTGTTTTGGGTGGAAGAATCTCCAAAATTATGGACGGGGATCAGGCGGTATCGATAGGAATGGTTGTAGCCACTTTACTTATTGTTCCCTTTGGCATTGCAAATGGTGGTTTAAGCCATTTAAATTCGCATTTATTGGCTTTGGGGTTTGCATTGGCGTTGCTATCGAGCGCCATTCCGTTCACCTTAGAAATGGGTGCGTTGAAACAGCTTCCGGCACGAACTTTTAGTATTTTAATGAGTTTAGAACCAGCTGTGGCCTCCATTGCAGCTTTCTTTTTTTTGCAAGAGCGATTATCGCTTAAAGAATGCCTGGCGGTTGTTTTCGTAATTGTAGCCTCTGCAGGGTCTTCAATCACGTCCCGACGGGCAAAATTGTAA
- a CDS encoding superoxide dismutase family protein encodes MKKLFLGLTIAGVTLMSACTKSDKEVAQATLTATADNAKTIGTAKFYELSNGKIKMDLEVDFAARADSNVAVHFHEHGDCGNMGENAHGHWNPTNEAHGQWESTAYHSGDIGNIMLDHNGKGKISVTTDRWSTAEGDIKNIIGRGIIVHGGTDDYKTQPTGNSGPRVGCGVIEAVK; translated from the coding sequence ATGAAAAAACTTTTTCTAGGCTTAACCATTGCAGGGGTTACATTAATGAGTGCCTGCACAAAATCAGATAAGGAAGTTGCTCAGGCAACCCTTACTGCCACTGCAGATAATGCCAAAACAATTGGTACCGCAAAGTTTTATGAATTGAGTAACGGAAAGATCAAGATGGATTTGGAGGTGGATTTTGCCGCTAGAGCAGATAGCAATGTAGCCGTTCATTTTCATGAACATGGCGATTGCGGAAATATGGGCGAGAATGCACATGGACACTGGAACCCAACAAATGAAGCCCATGGCCAATGGGAATCAACCGCTTACCATAGTGGCGATATCGGCAACATCATGCTCGATCATAATGGCAAAGGCAAAATTTCGGTTACTACCGACCGCTGGAGCACCGCAGAGGGAGATATCAAGAATATTATTGGTCGTGGAATTATTGTGCACGGCGGCACTGACGATTATAAAACCCAGCCAACCGGCAACTCTGGTCCTCGTGTTGGCTGCGGGGTTATTGAAGCTGTCAAATAA
- a CDS encoding biopolymer transporter ExbD: protein MATLNESQSGKAVKGRTKKTAPRVDLTAMVDLMFLLTTFFMLTTTLGQLNAADVAKPDKAGDATEPYPESRTMTLLLGNDNKAVSYMGTIERAQMKVIDMNAVQSEISLNKLRVAKTHQDNPAKYLIVIIKPGKSSKFKNFVDAVDEMKIGDVKSFAIDDDHISAKEEDFMKANGI, encoded by the coding sequence ATGGCAACTTTAAACGAATCTCAAAGCGGCAAGGCCGTAAAAGGAAGAACAAAAAAAACAGCACCACGCGTAGATTTAACCGCAATGGTAGATTTGATGTTTTTACTCACTACATTTTTTATGCTCACCACCACTTTGGGGCAATTAAATGCAGCCGATGTTGCAAAGCCCGATAAAGCTGGTGATGCTACCGAGCCCTACCCCGAATCGAGAACGATGACACTTTTATTGGGTAATGATAACAAGGCCGTTTCTTATATGGGCACAATAGAAAGAGCGCAAATGAAAGTGATCGACATGAATGCTGTTCAATCAGAAATAAGTTTGAATAAACTGCGTGTAGCTAAAACTCATCAGGATAACCCCGCGAAATATCTGATCGTGATTATTAAGCCAGGTAAAAGCTCGAAGTTCAAGAATTTTGTTGATGCAGTAGATGAAATGAAAATCGGCGATGTAAAATCGTTTGCGATCGACGATGATCACATTTCGGCAAAGGAAGAAGATTTTATGAAAGCAAACGGAATTTGA
- the metK gene encoding methionine adenosyltransferase — translation MSYLFTSESVSEGHPDKIADQISDALIDNFLAFDPESKVACETLVTTGQVILAGEVKSKTYLDVQQIARDVIKKIGYTKSEYMFEANSCGILSAIHEQSQDINQGVDKTNKEEQGAGDQGMMFGYATNETEDYMPLALNLSHKLLQELAVLRRENDEIKYLRPDAKSQVTLEYDDNNRPVRIDAIVISTQHDDFDEETAMLAKIKADLINILIPRIIKNNPQYAHLFNDKIEYHINPTGKFVIGGPHGDTGLTGRKIIVDTYGGKGAHGGGAFSGKDPSKVDRSAAYATRHIAKNLVAAGVADEILVQVSYAIGVAKPMGIYINTYGTGKVGKTDGEIAKIVESIFDMRPYFIEQRLKLRNPIYSETAAYGHMGRTPETVTKTFRTPNGEEKTVTVDLFTWEKLDYVEQVKTAFGI, via the coding sequence ATGTCGTATTTATTTACATCAGAATCTGTTTCTGAAGGTCACCCGGATAAAATTGCTGATCAAATTTCGGATGCTTTAATTGATAACTTTTTGGCCTTTGACCCAGAATCGAAGGTTGCTTGCGAAACTTTGGTTACCACTGGGCAGGTTATTTTAGCGGGTGAAGTAAAATCTAAAACCTATTTAGATGTACAGCAAATTGCTCGGGATGTAATCAAGAAAATTGGATACACCAAGAGTGAGTACATGTTTGAGGCCAACTCATGCGGCATTTTATCTGCCATACATGAGCAATCGCAGGATATTAATCAAGGTGTAGATAAAACGAATAAGGAAGAGCAAGGCGCTGGCGACCAGGGGATGATGTTTGGCTATGCAACCAACGAAACGGAAGATTATATGCCTTTGGCGCTAAATCTTTCGCACAAGTTGTTACAAGAGCTGGCCGTGTTGAGACGCGAAAATGACGAGATTAAGTATTTACGCCCGGATGCAAAGAGTCAGGTTACCCTGGAATACGACGACAATAACAGACCTGTACGTATTGATGCAATTGTAATTTCGACACAGCACGATGATTTTGATGAGGAAACTGCTATGTTGGCCAAAATTAAAGCTGATTTGATAAACATCCTGATTCCACGCATTATAAAGAACAATCCGCAGTATGCGCATTTGTTTAATGATAAAATCGAATATCACATTAACCCGACTGGTAAGTTTGTTATTGGTGGGCCGCACGGCGATACTGGTTTAACTGGCAGAAAAATCATTGTTGATACTTATGGCGGTAAAGGTGCGCACGGTGGCGGCGCCTTTTCGGGCAAAGACCCGAGTAAGGTAGATAGAAGCGCGGCTTATGCCACCCGTCATATCGCTAAAAACCTGGTTGCGGCTGGTGTTGCCGACGAAATCTTAGTGCAGGTATCATACGCCATTGGTGTTGCAAAACCGATGGGTATTTACATTAACACTTATGGAACGGGCAAAGTGGGCAAAACTGATGGTGAGATTGCTAAGATTGTTGAATCGATATTTGATATGCGCCCGTACTTTATTGAGCAACGCTTAAAATTGAGAAACCCAATCTATAGCGAAACCGCAGCCTACGGCCACATGGGTAGAACTCCTGAAACGGTAACCAAAACTTTTAGAACGCCAAACGGTGAGGAAAAAACGGTTACCGTTGATTTGTTTACCTGGGAAAAGCTGGATTACGTTGAGCAGGTGAAAACCGCTTTTGGCATTTGA
- a CDS encoding diacylglycerol/lipid kinase family protein — translation MHTKTNILFIINPISGGRVKLAIPDFIDRYLDKDKFNANFVFTEYVGHAAELAEEASNKNFDVIIACGGDGTINEVAGKVLKYNKVLGILPLGSGNGLARFLKIPKNIRYALSIINRLKIEEIDTGEFNEKCFFNLAGLGFDAHLSAIFSKDKKRGLSGYVKLGLQEVFNYKAETYLLEIDGKQYKRKAFAISFANSSQYGNDVYIAPNASVKDGLLDVCIIKPFSILKLPVLSYVMLKGTAETSDMVEIIKGSHIKITRQNDGAVHVDGEPLQMGKVIEVTVKPLSLKVLVP, via the coding sequence TTGCACACAAAGACAAATATCCTCTTTATTATTAATCCCATATCTGGTGGCAGGGTGAAACTTGCTATCCCCGATTTTATCGATAGATACCTTGATAAGGATAAATTCAACGCAAACTTTGTATTTACTGAATATGTGGGGCACGCTGCAGAGCTTGCAGAAGAAGCGTCGAACAAAAACTTCGATGTTATTATTGCCTGCGGTGGCGATGGTACCATCAACGAGGTAGCAGGCAAGGTGCTAAAATACAACAAGGTGCTGGGCATTTTGCCCCTAGGCTCGGGAAACGGCTTAGCCAGGTTCCTAAAAATTCCTAAAAATATTCGATACGCACTTTCGATTATAAACCGGTTAAAGATTGAGGAGATCGATACCGGCGAATTTAACGAAAAGTGCTTTTTCAACCTCGCTGGTTTGGGCTTCGATGCACATTTGAGCGCTATTTTTTCCAAAGATAAAAAAAGAGGTCTATCAGGCTACGTTAAGCTCGGGCTGCAAGAGGTATTTAACTACAAGGCAGAAACTTATTTGCTCGAGATTGATGGCAAGCAATATAAACGTAAGGCGTTTGCAATTAGTTTCGCCAATTCATCACAATACGGAAACGATGTGTACATTGCGCCCAATGCATCAGTAAAAGATGGCTTGCTCGATGTTTGTATCATCAAGCCCTTTTCTATACTAAAATTGCCTGTATTAAGTTATGTAATGTTGAAAGGCACTGCAGAAACCTCCGATATGGTCGAGATTATCAAAGGCAGTCACATCAAAATTACAAGACAAAACGATGGTGCTGTACATGTAGATGGCGAGCCCTTGCAAATGGGCAAGGTAATTGAGGTTACGGTAAAGCCGCTTTCACTTAAAGTCCTTGTGCCGTAG
- a CDS encoding translation initiation factor produces the protein MKAKKNSLSDLGAIMYSTNPDFEFEKEIDDTVTPPQNQQDLRIMLDKKNRGGKAVTLITGFKGRSEDLDVLGKMLKTKCGVGGSVKDGEIMIQGDVRDKVMAILQKDGFKVKKAGG, from the coding sequence ATGAAAGCCAAGAAAAACAGTTTAAGCGATTTGGGCGCAATTATGTATTCCACCAATCCCGATTTTGAGTTCGAAAAAGAAATTGATGATACCGTTACTCCACCCCAAAACCAGCAGGATTTGAGAATTATGCTTGATAAGAAAAACAGGGGCGGTAAGGCCGTAACATTGATTACAGGCTTTAAAGGACGATCTGAAGATTTAGACGTGCTTGGCAAGATGCTTAAAACCAAGTGCGGTGTTGGCGGCTCAGTTAAAGATGGTGAAATTATGATTCAAGGCGATGTTCGCGATAAAGTAATGGCTATTCTTCAAAAAGACGGCTTCAAAGTTAAAAAGGCCGGAGGTTAG